Proteins encoded within one genomic window of Sulfurovum sp. XGS-02:
- a CDS encoding FAD-binding oxidoreductase: MLDKKHIQYFETLVGKENVYSDKAHLIAYSYDATRTRYEPEAVIFPRDEADVSAILKYCNEHQIVITPRGAGSGFTGGALPSQGGITLGMEKHMNKILEIDMENMVAVVQPGVINMDLQKAVEEVGLFYPPDPASEQYSTLGGNVSENAGGMRAAKYGLTKDYVMALRAVRPNGDIIRAGKRTIKDVAGYNIAGILIASEGTLAVITEITVKLIPKPKFTKAYMGIFPSVDDAMNAVFKSLAAGANPVAMEFMDDLVVQALKEKLGIKLPEDAGALLIGDVDGNVIEEVEFQLETLEKSFKENGAQDFIVAHDAQKRDELWYARRNASPSITIFGSKKLNEDISVPRSMLPEALERIYAVGNKYGFKVPCFGHAGDGNIHVNVMVDGSDEKQLHDGHQAIEEIFELVVEMGGTLSGEHGIGTSKAPFMNIAFNEVELDLFKSIKQAFDPNNILNPGKMGLPQ, encoded by the coding sequence ATGTTAGATAAAAAACATATACAATATTTTGAAACACTCGTCGGAAAAGAGAATGTCTACAGCGATAAAGCACACCTGATCGCATACTCTTATGATGCTACACGTACACGCTATGAACCTGAAGCTGTTATCTTTCCAAGAGATGAAGCGGATGTCAGTGCCATACTCAAATACTGTAACGAACATCAGATCGTCATCACACCAAGAGGAGCCGGTTCAGGGTTTACAGGGGGTGCACTTCCATCTCAAGGCGGTATCACTTTGGGGATGGAAAAGCATATGAACAAGATCCTTGAGATCGATATGGAAAACATGGTAGCCGTAGTACAGCCGGGTGTGATCAATATGGACCTGCAAAAAGCGGTTGAAGAGGTAGGACTTTTCTATCCGCCTGACCCTGCCAGTGAACAGTACTCTACTCTGGGTGGGAACGTCAGTGAAAATGCTGGGGGAATGCGTGCGGCGAAGTACGGTCTTACCAAAGACTATGTCATGGCCCTTCGTGCCGTACGTCCAAACGGTGACATCATCCGTGCAGGAAAACGTACCATCAAAGATGTGGCCGGTTATAATATCGCGGGTATCCTCATTGCAAGTGAAGGAACATTGGCTGTGATCACAGAGATCACTGTGAAGCTCATTCCTAAACCTAAATTTACCAAAGCCTATATGGGTATCTTCCCTTCAGTGGATGATGCGATGAATGCGGTGTTCAAATCACTTGCAGCAGGTGCGAATCCTGTGGCGATGGAGTTCATGGATGACCTCGTGGTCCAAGCGCTCAAAGAGAAACTGGGCATCAAACTGCCAGAAGATGCGGGTGCACTTCTCATCGGTGATGTGGACGGGAACGTGATAGAAGAAGTAGAGTTTCAGCTGGAGACCTTGGAAAAATCATTTAAAGAGAATGGTGCTCAGGATTTCATCGTTGCACATGATGCCCAAAAGAGGGATGAACTTTGGTATGCAAGACGTAATGCCTCCCCATCTATCACGATCTTTGGAAGCAAAAAACTCAATGAAGATATCTCTGTGCCAAGAAGTATGCTGCCTGAGGCCCTGGAGCGTATCTACGCAGTAGGAAATAAATATGGCTTTAAAGTGCCATGTTTCGGACATGCAGGTGATGGGAATATCCATGTCAATGTCATGGTAGATGGTTCAGACGAAAAACAACTTCATGACGGACACCAGGCGATAGAAGAGATCTTCGAGCTTGTAGTAGAGATGGGAGGGACACTGAGCGGTGAACATGGTATCGGTACCAGTAAAGCACCGTTCATGAACATCGCGTTCAATGAGGTAGAACTTGATCTCTTCAAAAGTATTAAACAGGCTTTTGACCCGAACAACATACTCAATCCTGGGAAAATGGGGTTACCGCAGTAA